A genomic stretch from Bacillus sp. E(2018) includes:
- a CDS encoding GntR family transcriptional regulator, protein MILNLDPRSNTPIWEQVVHQIKELILREILLPEDKLPSVRELSGTLLINPNTVSKAYQELERQGIIETLRGKGTFVSASIVPKADDQKITELKQQLKQLFIEASYLGIDHQTLSKWLKNYSEELGGKDSHAESE, encoded by the coding sequence ATGATATTGAATTTAGATCCCCGAAGCAATACACCGATATGGGAACAAGTCGTTCATCAGATCAAGGAACTGATCTTGCGAGAAATTTTGTTGCCAGAAGATAAATTGCCTTCGGTCCGCGAACTATCAGGAACGTTGCTGATCAATCCAAATACAGTGAGTAAGGCTTATCAAGAATTAGAGCGGCAAGGGATCATTGAAACCTTGAGAGGCAAAGGCACGTTCGTTTCCGCTTCTATCGTTCCTAAAGCAGATGATCAAAAGATTACGGAACTTAAACAACAGCTGAAACAGCTTTTTATTGAAGCTTCCTATCTAGGTATCGATCACCAAACATTATCAAAGTGGTTGAAAAACTATTCAGAAGAGCTTGGGGGTAAAGACAGTCATGCTGAAAGTGAATAA
- a CDS encoding M48 family metallopeptidase, protein MKKSLWFVIGFAIYAGLMWFYLFQGADANLPVDLKGSAADPAVFMTDRELELSTDFSRIKDFIYFISVPLEWLIYLFVLGFGLSKWFRKASSGLTKFSIVHTGLYVLLLSFASWVLTFPLRYYSFTVSKSYNISVQSFHSWMRDGLVDFWINWLLTTVMVAVMYWLIKKYEKKWWLYAWLLSVPFTLFLYFIQPVVIDPLYNKFYPLQDEVLKGKILDIAERADIPAENVYEVNMSEKTNALNAYVNGIGSNLRIVLWDTTLNKLSDNQVLFVMAHEIGHYVMNHLYWNLISSIVLSFLGLWLGNIIYRKWIEKYGKSWGIKGIGDLAALPALLLIFSLLSFAVSPVENAVSRKAERDADLYAIQMTNNPKAAVGAFQELATVSLSEVNPPKLVKWFLYGHPTMLERIHFLDSYKTSKKME, encoded by the coding sequence TTGAAAAAATCGTTATGGTTTGTAATCGGCTTTGCTATATACGCGGGTTTGATGTGGTTCTACTTGTTCCAAGGAGCAGACGCAAACTTGCCTGTAGATCTAAAAGGCTCAGCTGCGGATCCAGCAGTCTTTATGACTGATCGTGAACTAGAACTTAGCACAGATTTTTCACGAATAAAAGATTTCATCTACTTCATCTCTGTGCCGCTAGAATGGTTGATCTATCTATTTGTTCTAGGATTCGGGTTATCTAAATGGTTTCGAAAAGCATCTAGCGGGTTAACAAAGTTCTCTATTGTACACACCGGCCTCTACGTACTGTTGCTTTCTTTTGCGAGCTGGGTGTTAACATTTCCACTACGCTACTACAGCTTTACCGTTTCCAAAAGCTACAATATATCTGTTCAATCCTTCCACAGCTGGATGAGAGATGGACTAGTGGATTTCTGGATCAACTGGCTGTTAACAACGGTGATGGTTGCCGTTATGTATTGGTTGATCAAGAAATACGAAAAAAAATGGTGGCTATACGCTTGGTTGCTTTCTGTGCCATTTACTTTGTTTCTCTACTTCATCCAGCCCGTTGTGATCGATCCGCTGTATAACAAGTTCTATCCGCTGCAGGATGAGGTGCTTAAGGGCAAAATTTTAGATATAGCGGAAAGAGCAGACATTCCGGCAGAAAATGTTTATGAAGTGAATATGTCTGAAAAAACAAATGCATTAAATGCTTATGTAAATGGAATTGGTTCGAACCTACGAATCGTCCTATGGGATACAACGCTAAATAAATTGAGTGATAATCAGGTCTTGTTTGTAATGGCTCACGAGATTGGTCATTATGTGATGAATCATTTGTACTGGAACTTGATTTCATCTATCGTGCTATCGTTTTTAGGACTATGGCTCGGAAATATCATCTATCGAAAATGGATAGAGAAGTACGGAAAATCATGGGGGATAAAAGGAATTGGAGATCTAGCGGCACTTCCCGCACTGCTATTGATCTTTTCTCTGTTAAGCTTTGCTGTATCTCCAGTGGAAAATGCGGTTTCAAGGAAAGCAGAACGTGACGCGGATCTATATGCGATTCAGATGACTAACAACCCGAAAGCTGCGGTAGGGGCTTTCCAAGAACTCGCGACCGTTTCTTTAAGTGAAGTGAACCCACCGAAGCTTGTTAAATGGTTCTTATACGGCCATCCGACCATGCTGGAGCGCATTCATTTCTTGGATAGCTATAAGACGAGTAAAAAGATGGAATGA
- a CDS encoding DUF421 domain-containing protein, with the protein MDGILITIYRTVLGFAFLLMLMRLLGKKQLGELTFFNYATGIAMGNIIGDMVVHKEITVWESLASLSFWALAVFGIEFLNRHSPLLTKLTKSQPTIVIKKGQIMQKELKRMQMSMDDLLMLLRISAVFDITEVEYAVMEPNGQLSVLKKPLKDSVTKEDLNLPPEAPQYLPTMLISNGEKIDQPFKEYSLSDDWLDQQLKSAGYQDVKEVFFAQLQDDGEVFFVKKEKSS; encoded by the coding sequence ATGGATGGAATCTTAATCACGATCTATAGAACGGTTCTAGGCTTTGCCTTTTTGTTGATGCTCATGAGGTTACTTGGAAAAAAACAACTTGGTGAGCTTACTTTTTTTAACTATGCAACAGGCATCGCCATGGGTAATATCATTGGAGACATGGTCGTTCATAAAGAGATCACGGTTTGGGAGAGTTTGGCGTCTCTGAGCTTCTGGGCGTTAGCCGTGTTCGGTATAGAATTTCTAAATCGCCATTCTCCCCTGCTTACAAAACTCACGAAGAGTCAGCCGACAATCGTTATAAAAAAAGGGCAGATTATGCAAAAAGAGCTGAAGCGGATGCAGATGTCGATGGATGATTTATTGATGCTTCTAAGGATCAGTGCGGTCTTTGATATTACGGAAGTAGAGTATGCGGTTATGGAGCCTAACGGACAACTCAGTGTGTTAAAAAAGCCACTTAAAGACTCTGTTACAAAAGAAGATCTTAACCTCCCACCAGAAGCTCCGCAATACTTACCAACGATGTTGATCTCAAACGGTGAAAAAATAGATCAGCCCTTTAAGGAATATAGCTTGTCAGACGACTGGTTGGATCAGCAATTGAAGAGTGCCGGCTATCAAGATGTTAAAGAGGTCTTCTTCGCACAGCTACAAGATGATGGCGAAGTCTTTTTTGTAAAAAAAGAAAAAAGCAGCTGA
- the motA gene encoding flagellar motor stator protein MotA, whose protein sequence is MDRTTLIGVILGILAVGVGMFLKGASPTALLNPAALLIIFAGTAAAILIAFPLNEIKKIPALFKILFKEQKLIDMKELVTIFIEWATVARKEGLLALEPKAEEVDDPFLQQGIKMIVDGQPPEFIKDVLMKDLETMEERHASNATIFTQAGTYAPTLGVLGAVVGLVAALGNMADITALGKAISAAFIATLFGIFSGYVLWHPFANKLKRKSKKEIMIKEIMIEGLLSIQDGTSPKILEEKLLTYIPTSERDQYKAGGSVG, encoded by the coding sequence ATGGATCGCACAACATTAATTGGAGTCATTCTAGGCATATTGGCTGTAGGTGTCGGAATGTTTTTAAAAGGCGCAAGTCCAACAGCCTTATTGAACCCAGCTGCATTGCTTATTATATTTGCCGGAACTGCAGCCGCTATCCTCATCGCATTTCCACTGAACGAAATCAAAAAGATCCCTGCTCTTTTCAAGATTTTATTTAAAGAACAAAAACTCATTGATATGAAAGAGCTTGTAACGATTTTTATTGAATGGGCAACGGTCGCTCGTAAAGAAGGATTGCTCGCACTTGAACCAAAAGCTGAAGAAGTGGATGATCCGTTCCTTCAACAGGGAATCAAGATGATCGTAGACGGTCAGCCTCCCGAATTTATAAAAGATGTTTTAATGAAAGACTTAGAAACGATGGAAGAACGTCATGCAAGCAACGCTACTATCTTTACACAAGCTGGTACATATGCGCCGACTCTTGGTGTATTAGGTGCTGTAGTAGGATTGGTCGCGGCACTAGGAAACATGGCGGACATTACTGCATTAGGAAAAGCCATTTCTGCAGCCTTTATCGCCACTTTATTTGGTATTTTTTCTGGTTATGTATTGTGGCACCCTTTCGCTAACAAGTTAAAACGAAAATCAAAAAAAGAGATCATGATCAAAGAAATCATGATTGAAGGACTTCTTTCTATTCAAGACGGAACTTCACCTAAAATTTTAGAAGAAAAACTGTTAACGTATATTCCAACTAGCGAACGTGATCAATACAAAGCAGGTGGTTCTGTTGGCTAA
- a CDS encoding ABC-2 transporter permease, with protein MFHKALWMRNQKLGSPAVWGIYISLFLFLPYSFFGKAQTMLTQKNDPYADAPENYYMNFHFTGADIVVFLFLIVGLAALLVGSERTTHATDLTFSLPFKRKDIFLSKWIFGVGHITTGLLVNLLLCMLIVKFTILSEVTDATFLFEFMMVVIPFSIAIFSFSIFIGTIAGSLISQLVLSGIFLIFPLGFISLVVSFLEFHGISINHNAPTTVLFNDLINSFTLPIPIIEFRYYIDLSDNSFTEFSHIPYVMLLIPLAYTILSVVFGTLFFSKTKNENNGRLLVFEKGRGFFNFGVVLCFALTFGMLGGGIFGDYDSRSLIGYYLSATIGGVLAFFILKKLIHFRMQFGK; from the coding sequence ATGTTTCATAAAGCATTGTGGATGAGGAACCAAAAACTAGGAAGCCCAGCCGTATGGGGGATCTATATTTCATTGTTCTTGTTTTTACCGTATTCTTTCTTTGGAAAAGCCCAAACCATGTTAACTCAAAAAAATGATCCTTATGCGGATGCACCAGAAAACTATTACATGAACTTTCATTTTACTGGTGCAGATATCGTAGTTTTCTTATTTTTGATCGTAGGATTAGCTGCCCTTCTAGTCGGCAGTGAAAGAACAACTCATGCGACTGATCTAACGTTTTCACTTCCCTTTAAACGTAAAGATATTTTTCTTTCAAAGTGGATCTTTGGAGTGGGTCATATTACAACAGGTCTACTCGTTAACTTGCTATTATGTATGTTGATCGTCAAGTTTACTATTCTTTCAGAAGTAACAGATGCAACTTTTCTTTTTGAATTCATGATGGTCGTTATTCCGTTCTCTATCGCTATTTTCTCATTTAGTATATTTATTGGTACAATTGCAGGAAGTTTAATTTCTCAACTAGTATTGAGTGGGATCTTTTTAATCTTTCCACTCGGTTTTATATCTCTTGTAGTTTCATTTTTAGAATTTCATGGGATTTCTATCAATCATAATGCACCAACTACTGTATTATTTAACGATTTAATCAACAGTTTCACACTGCCAATTCCTATTATAGAATTTCGTTATTATATAGATCTCTCAGATAATTCTTTTACTGAATTCTCACATATACCTTATGTCATGTTACTCATTCCACTAGCTTATACGATTTTATCTGTCGTTTTTGGAACTTTGTTCTTTAGTAAAACAAAGAACGAGAACAACGGTAGATTACTTGTCTTTGAAAAAGGAAGAGGGTTCTTCAATTTTGGCGTTGTATTGTGCTTTGCTCTAACGTTCGGAATGTTAGGTGGCGGTATATTTGGCGACTATGATTCTAGATCACTTATTGGCTATTACCTATCTGCAACGATAGGCGGCGTTTTAGCATTCTTTATATTAAAAAAATTAATTCATTTCCGTATGCAGTTTGGCAAATAA
- a CDS encoding anti-sigma factor, which yields MEQKTCDNLLEYYNGLLEGKEKEAFEKHLKQCDACQEEWAEWQDLTADLPYLSEEAQPPIGMKERILTNVTASDSSLTHKETQPVRKIEEFTTKVSPMTQRKSKPWMQGLLAAGLLLSLGTNAYLFNENNKNEQVIEEQINKTFKTVQLASEETDSTGVASMVKENDTMNLVVQTNNLTQVKGTETYQVWLIEGDKPYRAGTFTPDENGNGAVVFPVKFEGEHNWDAVAISHEPTPNSKKPVGTIVMASNL from the coding sequence ATGGAACAGAAAACTTGCGATAACCTGCTGGAATATTATAATGGCTTGTTAGAAGGTAAAGAAAAAGAAGCCTTTGAAAAACATCTAAAGCAATGCGACGCCTGTCAAGAAGAATGGGCAGAATGGCAAGACCTAACAGCTGATCTTCCATATTTATCAGAAGAGGCGCAACCTCCGATTGGTATGAAAGAACGTATTTTAACAAATGTTACGGCTTCTGACTCGAGCCTTACACACAAAGAAACACAACCTGTTAGAAAAATTGAGGAATTCACCACAAAGGTTTCTCCTATGACCCAACGCAAATCAAAACCATGGATGCAAGGTTTACTTGCAGCTGGTCTATTGTTATCACTTGGTACGAATGCTTATCTATTTAATGAGAACAACAAAAATGAACAGGTGATCGAAGAGCAGATCAACAAAACGTTCAAGACAGTTCAACTTGCGTCTGAAGAGACAGATTCGACAGGGGTAGCATCAATGGTAAAAGAGAATGATACGATGAACCTCGTTGTTCAGACGAATAATCTAACACAAGTTAAAGGAACTGAAACGTATCAGGTTTGGCTGATTGAAGGAGACAAACCTTATCGAGCTGGCACATTCACACCAGACGAAAATGGAAATGGCGCAGTGGTGTTCCCTGTTAAGTTTGAAGGCGAACACAATTGGGATGCCGTTGCGATCTCACACGAACCAACTCCAAACAGTAAAAAGCCAGTGGGCACGATAGTTATGGCTTCTAATTTATAA
- a CDS encoding HAD family hydrolase: protein MKSIIDDAKLLIFDLDGTLYEDTDHFDYYCRLLQKRVSDEKKQAFWDTYESMKNGTHPVAIGKVYDIKNDASVTVDPMTLQVTKVTSFDGVEWSEDRVNAEFSGELVYDFERLIAIGDGWWLPYATAMHFGVKQADTWECYNATKEYMVTDQFQLSKTPGLKQALQRLKEKKKVVLLTNSEREDVKRLLNELELQGLFHALYTESEKPLKTKEKLQTILNEYEIKPHEAVSIGDNFINEIAPALLMGLKAVYIQPNSIEVDHENLHVVPTLANAL from the coding sequence GTGAAATCGATTATTGATGATGCGAAGTTGCTTATTTTTGATCTGGACGGAACGCTATATGAAGATACAGACCATTTTGATTATTACTGCCGCTTGTTACAAAAAAGGGTGTCAGACGAGAAAAAACAAGCCTTTTGGGATACATATGAAAGTATGAAAAATGGAACACACCCAGTTGCGATCGGTAAAGTGTATGATATTAAGAATGATGCAAGTGTTACTGTTGATCCTATGACACTGCAAGTAACAAAAGTAACATCCTTTGATGGGGTTGAGTGGTCAGAGGACAGAGTGAATGCTGAATTTTCAGGTGAGCTTGTATATGACTTTGAACGACTGATCGCGATCGGTGATGGGTGGTGGCTGCCGTATGCTACAGCTATGCATTTCGGTGTGAAGCAAGCAGATACGTGGGAATGCTACAACGCTACAAAAGAGTATATGGTAACGGATCAGTTCCAGCTATCGAAAACACCAGGACTCAAACAGGCATTACAACGTTTAAAAGAGAAGAAAAAGGTGGTTCTCTTAACGAACAGTGAAAGAGAAGACGTAAAACGTTTGTTAAATGAGTTGGAGCTTCAAGGTCTGTTTCATGCTCTTTATACCGAGAGTGAAAAGCCGTTAAAGACGAAAGAAAAACTTCAGACGATCTTAAATGAATATGAAATAAAGCCTCATGAAGCTGTATCGATCGGTGATAATTTTATAAATGAAATCGCACCGGCACTTCTTATGGGATTAAAAGCTGTTTACATTCAGCCAAATTCTATAGAAGTTGATCATGAAAATCTTCATGTTGTTCCAACACTTGCAAATGCTCTTTAA
- the motB gene encoding flagellar motor protein MotB, translating to MAKKKKHHEEHVDESWLIPYADMLTLLLALFIVLFAMSEIDAQKFKQMASAFRNEFTGGTGVMEEQVPIPSPDSTPIPDAQKEIISKEEKERLEAAKKELEQLEQMEKKINAYIEANKLDSSLQTKLTENGLLITILDNALFDSGSATVKPGSIEIGKKLSDLLVTTPPRNIVIAGHTDNVPISTANFQSNWELSALRGINFMRVLLENPSLKPNQVSASGYGEYRPKSENKTPEGRAKNRRVEVLVLPNVSLKAVQ from the coding sequence TTGGCTAAAAAGAAAAAGCATCATGAAGAACATGTCGATGAATCTTGGCTCATTCCGTATGCAGACATGCTCACCCTTTTGTTGGCTTTGTTCATCGTATTGTTTGCTATGAGTGAGATCGATGCTCAAAAGTTTAAACAGATGGCAAGTGCTTTTCGAAATGAATTCACAGGTGGAACCGGCGTCATGGAAGAACAAGTACCCATTCCTTCTCCCGACTCTACTCCCATTCCTGATGCTCAAAAAGAAATCATATCTAAGGAAGAGAAAGAACGGTTAGAAGCAGCAAAAAAAGAACTTGAACAATTAGAACAGATGGAAAAAAAGATCAATGCCTATATTGAAGCAAACAAACTTGATTCTAGTCTTCAAACAAAGCTAACAGAAAATGGCTTGTTGATCACCATCTTAGATAATGCTCTGTTCGACTCTGGAAGTGCTACAGTTAAACCTGGTTCGATTGAGATCGGGAAAAAACTTTCTGATCTACTTGTAACTACGCCACCACGAAATATTGTCATTGCTGGCCATACAGATAACGTACCGATCAGTACGGCAAACTTTCAATCAAACTGGGAACTGAGCGCGTTAAGAGGTATTAACTTTATGCGTGTTCTGCTCGAGAATCCTTCATTGAAACCGAACCAGGTAAGTGCAAGCGGTTATGGAGAGTATCGTCCAAAGTCAGAGAATAAAACACCAGAAGGACGAGCAAAGAACCGCCGTGTAGAAGTACTGGTCCTGCCAAATGTTAGTTTGAAAGCTGTGCAGTGA
- a CDS encoding sigma-70 family RNA polymerase sigma factor has product MGRTSDYELYLKVQEENKEALEMLYDRYEKLLFSFSFKMLRQKELSEEAVQDVFMKLWRKKGLYSEDKGKFSSWLLTVTRNACIDLIRKQQKNEVEILEKDIDYERTESVEETVTWNEEREGLKKAVSSLTEEQQDIVEMFYFKGYSQSDIAERKNIPLGTVKGRIRLALKHLKKIYRERGDKYGTENLR; this is encoded by the coding sequence ATGGGTAGAACTTCTGATTACGAACTTTATCTAAAAGTTCAAGAAGAAAATAAAGAAGCCCTTGAAATGCTGTATGATCGATATGAAAAGCTATTGTTTTCTTTTTCATTTAAAATGTTAAGACAAAAAGAGTTGTCAGAAGAGGCAGTTCAAGACGTTTTTATGAAACTGTGGCGAAAAAAGGGACTCTATTCAGAGGATAAAGGAAAATTTTCTTCATGGCTTTTAACCGTTACAAGAAATGCCTGTATTGATTTAATACGAAAGCAGCAAAAAAATGAAGTTGAGATTTTAGAAAAAGATATAGATTACGAACGAACTGAGAGTGTAGAAGAGACCGTTACATGGAACGAGGAAAGAGAGGGTCTGAAGAAGGCTGTGTCTTCTTTAACCGAAGAGCAACAAGACATTGTAGAGATGTTTTATTTCAAAGGCTACTCACAATCAGACATCGCAGAGCGAAAGAATATTCCTCTCGGTACGGTAAAAGGAAGGATACGTTTAGCACTGAAACATTTAAAAAAGATTTATCGAGAGAGGGGGGATAAATATGGAACAGAAAACTTGCGATAA
- a CDS encoding ABC transporter ATP-binding protein, translating to MLKVNNISKTIEGSQVLDHVNITLEPGTIAGLVGRNGVGKSTLLRVIAGILDPDEGQVLFNDTDIHQDPQVKQKITYVPDSTEILKSYSVKEIVKLYDAIYEDFDVVYFYSLLDRFKLPKNKKIRTYSKGMKALFLMILSFSTKSDLIILDEPTNGLDPIVKRNILQFIIEEVSERQLCVLISTHHLEEVEKMADVLIMIKEGRIESTTSIEDAKTSFRKVQVVYKHSLPEKIAQLSNVNIINQTGRVYTLMIKGNIDATLEKLNQENPLLLEELPMTLEDIFISTLGGESHVS from the coding sequence ATGCTGAAAGTGAATAATATTAGTAAAACAATAGAAGGGTCTCAAGTATTAGACCATGTGAACATTACACTTGAACCAGGTACGATTGCAGGTTTGGTCGGAAGAAACGGTGTTGGAAAGTCTACGCTGCTTCGCGTGATCGCCGGTATTTTAGATCCTGATGAGGGGCAAGTGCTCTTTAATGATACAGATATTCATCAAGATCCTCAGGTTAAACAAAAGATCACGTATGTACCTGACTCGACTGAGATTTTAAAGAGCTATAGCGTGAAAGAGATTGTAAAGCTTTATGATGCGATTTATGAAGATTTTGATGTTGTGTACTTCTACTCTCTTCTGGATCGCTTTAAGCTTCCTAAGAATAAAAAAATCAGAACATACTCTAAAGGAATGAAGGCGCTGTTCTTAATGATCCTTTCTTTTTCAACGAAATCGGATCTGATCATTTTAGATGAACCCACAAACGGACTTGATCCTATCGTGAAAAGAAATATTTTGCAATTTATTATTGAAGAAGTGAGCGAGCGACAGTTATGTGTCCTCATCTCTACTCATCATCTAGAGGAAGTGGAGAAGATGGCAGACGTGCTTATCATGATCAAAGAAGGACGGATTGAATCCACAACCTCTATCGAGGATGCGAAAACATCGTTCCGTAAAGTTCAGGTCGTTTACAAACATTCTCTGCCTGAGAAGATTGCACAACTAAGTAACGTAAACATTATAAATCAAACCGGACGTGTTTATACGTTGATGATCAAAGGAAACATTGATGCAACACTTGAGAAGTTGAATCAGGAGAACCCATTATTACTAGAAGAACTTCCTATGACTCTCGAAGATATTTTTATTTCAACACTTGGAGGTGAATCACATGTTTCATAA